One Arachis duranensis cultivar V14167 unplaced genomic scaffold, aradu.V14167.gnm2.J7QH unplaced_Scaffold_232525, whole genome shotgun sequence DNA segment encodes these proteins:
- the LOC127744171 gene encoding uncharacterized protein LOC127744171 isoform X1 codes for MKKKGSKNKFFTCIRPVVDIDSMLEPKTTIVDRSSSRRFSCIPAVSEKHEEDWINVTQSNPPKRKLAKVIKAVLLFETLLNKRAQHKNHFGSSKGCFPVYSSSSSSPSSSMDTKTKKALELYSPVSKSKDTSKHVNPNNRDHQLLESYKTFRCIIGVLLFLISLSITIIWGKFKGIVLTSIWLYFISLLITCFRRRTTKIMV; via the exons ATGAAGAAGAAAGGCTCAAAGAACAAGTTCTTTACCTGTATCCGCCCCGTTGTTGACATTGATTCCATGCTAGAGCCTAAAACCACCATCGTCGATCGCTCCTCTAGTCGTCGTTTTTCGTGTATCCCCGCCGTTTCAGAGAAGCATGAAGAGGATTGGATTAATGTTACTCAGTCAAACCCTCCAAAACGAAAGCTTGCTAAGGTGATTAAAGCTGTGCTGCTCTTTGAAACACTATTG AACAAAAGGGCTCAACACAAAAATCATTTTGGATCATCAAAGGGATGCTTTCCGGTTTACTCATCATCAAGTTCATCACCAAGTAGCTCTATGGACACCAAAACGAAGAAGGCTCTTGAATTGTACTCCCCTGTATCAAAATCAAAGGACACATCCAAGCACGTTAATCCCAACAACAGAGATCATCAATTATTGGAGAGTTACAAAACGTTCCGGTGCATTATTGGGGTgttgttgtttctcataagCTTATCAATTACGATCATATGGGGCAAGTTCAAAGGCATAGTTTTGACATCAATATGGCTATACTTTATCTCTCTTTTGATAACATGCTTTAGAAGAAGGACCACTAAAATTatggtttag
- the LOC127744171 gene encoding uncharacterized protein LOC127744171 isoform X2: MKKKGSKNKFFTCIRPVVDIDSMLEPKTTIVDRSSSRRFSCIPAVSEKHEEDWINVTQSNPPKRKLAKNKRAQHKNHFGSSKGCFPVYSSSSSSPSSSMDTKTKKALELYSPVSKSKDTSKHVNPNNRDHQLLESYKTFRCIIGVLLFLISLSITIIWGKFKGIVLTSIWLYFISLLITCFRRRTTKIMV; the protein is encoded by the exons ATGAAGAAGAAAGGCTCAAAGAACAAGTTCTTTACCTGTATCCGCCCCGTTGTTGACATTGATTCCATGCTAGAGCCTAAAACCACCATCGTCGATCGCTCCTCTAGTCGTCGTTTTTCGTGTATCCCCGCCGTTTCAGAGAAGCATGAAGAGGATTGGATTAATGTTACTCAGTCAAACCCTCCAAAACGAAAGCTTGCTAAG AACAAAAGGGCTCAACACAAAAATCATTTTGGATCATCAAAGGGATGCTTTCCGGTTTACTCATCATCAAGTTCATCACCAAGTAGCTCTATGGACACCAAAACGAAGAAGGCTCTTGAATTGTACTCCCCTGTATCAAAATCAAAGGACACATCCAAGCACGTTAATCCCAACAACAGAGATCATCAATTATTGGAGAGTTACAAAACGTTCCGGTGCATTATTGGGGTgttgttgtttctcataagCTTATCAATTACGATCATATGGGGCAAGTTCAAAGGCATAGTTTTGACATCAATATGGCTATACTTTATCTCTCTTTTGATAACATGCTTTAGAAGAAGGACCACTAAAATTatggtttag
- the LOC127744152 gene encoding G-type lectin S-receptor-like serine/threonine-protein kinase At2g19130 — protein sequence MMNPCFCSFFFSYYYFFSLTPSLALAPLTAISATQSLSGDQTLLSKGGIFELGFFKPGNSSNYYIGMWYKKLSLQTIVWVANRDHPVSDKSTANFTISKGNLVLFDESQTQVWSTNITTSPASPSALVVSILLDNGNLILSNKPNASSSEEAIWQSFDHPTDTWLPGGKIKLDNKTKKPQYLTSWKNNEDPATGLFSLELDPKGSTSYLILWNKTEQYWTSGPWNGHIFSLVPEMRLNYIYNFSFISNENESYFTYTVYNSSIISRFVMDVSGQIKQLSWLDSIQQWNLFWSQPRTQCQVYAFCGAFGSCTENSMPYCNCLQGFEPKSKSDWDLQDQSGGCVRKTNLQCESSKSSNGEKDRFLPILNMASPKHSEEVGAGTKEECESTCLNNCSCTAYAYGSSQCSIWNGDLLNLQQLSSDDSSGQILYLKLAASEFHDAKSNKVPLIGGIVGGVVAIGILLGLVLFLVIRRRKRMVGKGKLVEGSLVAFGYRDLQNATKNFSEKLGGGGFGSVFKGYLGDSSVVAVKKLESISQGEKQFRTEVSTIGTVQHVNLVRLRGFCSEGSKKLLVYDYMPNGSLEFHLFQNKNSKIMDWKMRYQIALGTARGLTYLHDSCRDCIIHCDVKPENILLDAQFCPKVADFGLAKLVGREFSRVLTTMRGTRGYLAPEWISGVAITPKADVYSYGMMLFEFVSGKRNSEPCDDGKVKFFPTWAATLVTEGSNVLSLLDPRLEANADVEEVTRIIKVASWCVQDDESHRPTMAQVVQILEGILDVASPPIPRTLQVFLDNQEDIVFFTDSNSSNQSSQVKSTTTVSTTSSQPKSNISSASSKSLGGN from the coding sequence ATGATGAACCCATGCTTctgctccttcttcttctcctactaCTACTTCTTCTCATTGACTCCTTCCCTTGCCCTTGCACCACTCACCGCCATCTCCGCAACTCAATCTCTCTCCGGTGACCAGACCCTTCTCTCCAAAGGTGGAATCTTCGAACTAGGTTTCTTCAAGCCAGGTAACTCCTCTAACTACTACATAGGCATGTGGTACAAGAAGCTCTCTCTACAAACAATTGTTTGGGTTGCCAATAGAGACCACCCTGTATCTGATAAGAGCACTGCCAACTTCACTATTTCAAAGGGTAACTTAGTACTCTTTGATGAGTCTCAAACTCAAGTTTGGTCAACCAACATAACTACCTCTCCTGCTTCACCTTCTGCACTAGTAGTATCTATTCTTCTCGATAATGGGAACCTCATACTTAGTAATAAGCCTAATGCATCATCATCAGAAGAAGCCATTTGGCAGAGTTTTGATCACCCAACAGATACATGGCTTCCCGGAGGGAAAATCAAACTTGATAACAAAACAAAGAAGCCTCAGTATCTAACTTCATGGAAGAACAATGAAGATCCTGCAACTGGTCTCTTCTCTTTGGAATTGGACCCTAAAGGGAGCACTTCATACCTTATTCTTTGGAACAAGACTGAACAGTATTGGACGAGTGGCCCTTGGAATGGTCATATCTTCAGCTTGGTCCCTGAGATGAGGTTGAATTACATCTACAATTTCAGCTTCATTTCGAACGAAAACGAGAGCTATTTCACCTATACAGTCTATAATTCTTCCATTATATCGCGCTTCGTGATGGATGTTTCGGGCCAGATCAAGCAACTGTCATGGCTGGATAGCATTCAGCAATGGAATTTGTTTTGGTCTCAGCCGAGAACGCAGTGTCAAGTTTATGCTTTCTGTGGTGCCTTCGGGAGCTGCACCGAGAACTCAATGCCATACTGCAATTGCTTGCAAGGTTTTGAGCCAAAATCAAAGTCTGATTGGGATCTTCAGGATCAATCAGGAGGGTGTGTCAGGAAAACAAATTTGCAATGTGAGAGTTCAAAATCATCTAATGGTGAAAAGGACAGGTTTCTACCAATCCTAAACATGGCATCACCGAAACATTCAGAAGAAGTAGGGGCAGGAACTAAAGAGGAATGTGAATCAACATGCTTGAACAATTGTTCCTGCACTGCTTATGCATATGGAAGTAGCCAATGTTCAATTTGGAATGGAGATCTCTTGAATCTGCAGCAGCTATCTTCAGATGATAGCAGTGGACAAATCTTGTACCTCAAGCTTGCAGCTTCTGAGTTTCATGATGCTAAGAGCAACAAGGTGCCACTTATTGGTGGCATTGTGGGAGGTGTTGTTGCCATAGGGATTCTCCTCGGCCTTGTTCTGTTCTTGGTGATTCGGCGAAGGAAGAGAATGGTTGGGAAGGGAAAGCTAGTGGAGGGTTCACTGGTGGCATTTGGGTACAGAGACCTACAAAACGCAACCAAGAATTTCTCAGAGAAATTGGGAGGAGGGGGTTTCGGTTCTGTGTTCAAAGGCTATTTGGGTGATTCAAGTGTTGTGGCAGTGAAGAAGCTTGAGAGCATTAGCCAAGGAGAGAAGCAGTTTAGAACAGAAGTTAGTACTATTGGGACAGTTCAACATGTTAATCTTGTTCGGTTAAGAGGTTTCTGCTCCGAAGGCTCCAAAAAGTTATTGGTTTATGATTACATGCCAAATGGCTCCTTAGAATTCCATCTCTTTCAGAACAAGAACTCCAAGATCATGGACTGGAAAATGAGGTACCAAATCGCGCTTGGCACCGCCAGGGGATTGACTTATCTTCATGATAGTTGTAGAGACTGCATCATACACTGTGACGTCAAGCCTGAGAACATCCTTCTAGATgctcaattttgtcccaaagTCGCAGATTTCGGCCTTGCAAAGCTTGTTGGAAGAGAATTCAGCAGGGTCCTTACAACAATGAGAGGAACAAGAGGCTACCTTGCCCCTGAATGGATCTCTGGGGTGGCTATAACCCCCAAAGCAGATGTCTACAGCTACGGAATGATGCTTTTCGAGTTTGTATCCGGCAAGAGGAACTCTGAGCCTTGTGATGATGGCAAAGTGAAGTTCTTCCCTACATGGGCTGCTACTCTTGTAACTGAAGGCAGCAATGTCCTTAGCCTCTTGGACCCTAGGTTGGAGGCGAATGCGGATGTTGAAGAGGTCACTAGAATAATCAAAGTAGCTTCTTGGTGTGTCCAAGATGATGAATCTCATAGGCCAACCATGGCTCAGGTTGTTCAGATACTTGAAGGGATCTTGGATGTCGCTTCGCCTCCCATTCCAAGAACCCTTCAAGTGTTTCTGGACAACCAGGAGGACATAGTTTTCTTCACCGATTCCAACTCTTCCAACCAGAGCTCACAGGTGAAGAGCACCACCACTGTCTCAACAACATCATCTCAACCCAAAAGTAACATCTCTTCAGCAAGCTCCAAGTCCTTAGGAGGAAATTAA